In a genomic window of Helianthus annuus cultivar XRQ/B chromosome 10, HanXRQr2.0-SUNRISE, whole genome shotgun sequence:
- the LOC118483082 gene encoding uncharacterized protein LOC118483082, with protein sequence MPHTRSQGPPEFFASSEPERELFERLSQHQKRISRITDKKVLIPIPFPTVAMGDNPARRTVNQHATEGFTGGRTSITTPEAPANQNWQIPSHIMTTISNSAQFHGLEDEDAPGHITRFLRICSTFNLHGVTADAVYLRLFPFSLSGRAATWLDTLPQNSITTWEILKSKFYKKYYPPSKAARLRDQIHSFRMDPEEPYYMAWERFQTLLSKCPQHGLSEWALVEKFYNGLTPDTQLMFNTAAGGCIMDKKDPTECEEMFESFAMAGQQSHPARNSIPSTRTTSSAKGVYQVTPDTSLAAELEALKREMKLKDRKCEICRGGHETADCPVRSQEEVDYISNPNNRFQNASFNNSYNSGWKNQSNWRSGGNPPGFQQQSSSGSSSGTEFKELKDILLAQSQQLNQYMTSNNQRHEEHDRMFKNQGASLQNLERQMGEMARQLQQRPQGGLPGNTVPNPNSHAHAKAVMTRSGRGATVDQPVVDEEPVDEEIEMETPTGKVQPRLAPASTAQSSESQKKKKEPVRDYSSIPFPGRFKREKEAEQFSRFLGLFKQLHINLPFVEALAHMPKYAKFLKDILTNKKKLEELSHVSLSEECSAVLQNRLPKKMTDPGSFTIPCLIGDLSVSNALADLGASINLMPYAVFAKLNLGEPSPTRMSLQLADRSVKYPRGIVENMLVKVDKFVFPVDFVILDMDEDAHVPLILGRPFLATARALIDVYDGKLTLRVEDDMVTFDINRSMTHPREHDDTLYFVDTIMSHVGHCLSKVCGRDASDTQILDTVISEVEMTTTSYGESESHSEVFEVVERKEPEERPSVESPPSLELKDLPSHLEYAFLDEGSQLPVIISSELTEEEKAKLMGVLKAHKQAIAWKLVDIKGINPSFCTHKILMEDEFKPVVQPQRRLNPNMQDVVKKEVIKLLDAGLIYPISDSAWVSPVQVVPKKGGMTVVPNERNELIPTRTVTGWRVCIDYRRLNDATRKDHFPLPFIDQMPERLSGQQFYCFLDGFSGYFQIPIAPEDQEKTTFTCPYGTFAYRRMPFGLCNAPATFQRCMVAIFHDMIEDSMEVFMDDFSVFGSSFDQCLRNLDRMLDRCEETNLMLNWEKCHFMVKEGIVLGHKISRAGIEVDRAKIDAISRLPPPTSVKSVRSFLGHAGFYRRFIRDFSKIARPMTRLLEKDVPFDFSEECVRAFEFLKEKLVSAPILIAPDWSLPFEIMCDASDFAVGAILGQHREKRFHPIYYASKTLNDAQQHYTTTEKELLAVVFALDKFRSYLVLSKVVVYTDHAALRHLFAKKDAKPRLIRWILLLQEFDLEIRDKKGVENAAADHLSRLENLESDESDEDEIGDSFPHETLMFVKPEDEGMPWYADIVNYLKEKVIQPEMSFHQKRKLIADSKYYFWDDPHLFRVGVDQVVRRCIAGEERMQVLRHCHEGPTRGHYGASYTARKVLDSGFYWPTVFRDAHELVRSCDACQRVGNISSRNEMPQNPMQVVEVFDIWGIDFMGPFPMSRGNRYILVAIDYVSKWVEAQALPKNDARVVVRFLKKLFARFGTPRALISDRGTHFCNAQMEKALKRYGVTHRLSTAYHPQTSGQVENTNRGIKRILEKTVGQNRLDWSDKLDDALWAFRTAFKTPIGTTPFRMVYGKACHLPVELEHRAYWALKAVNLDMDSAGKHRFLQLHELEELRDEAYMRSLGYKEKMKRLHDSKLRGNKEFHPGDKVLLFNSRLRLFPGKLRSRWSGPYIVVQVFPYGTVELKSGDGKTFKVNGHRLKHYIEGTGEERLVEELDLPLVGA encoded by the coding sequence ATGCCCCATACTCGTTCACAGGGACCACCTGAATTTTTTGCTTCATCTGAACCCGAACGAGAGTTGTTTGAGCGTCTTAGCCAGCATCAGAAGCGTATTAGTAGGATCACCGACAAAAAGGTACTCATTCCTATTCCTTTTCCTACAGTTGCTATGGGTGATAATCCTGCTAGACGCACTGTGAACCAGCATGCCACTGAAGGCTTCACCGGAGGCCGAACTTCCATCACGACACCCGAAGCACCCGCTAACCAGAATTGGCAGATCCCCTCCCATATCATGACCACAATTTCTAATAGTGCTCAATTCCACGGTCTGGAGGACGAGGATGCACCAGGCCACATCACCCGATTCTTGCGTATCTGTAGCACCTTCAATCTTCATGGTGTTACCGCTGATGCAGTTTATCTGCGCTTGTTTCCCTTTTCCCTTTCTGGTCGAGCTGCAACTTGGCTCGACACTTTGCCTCAAAATTCTATCACTACTTGGGAGATTCTGAAATCTAAATTCTACAAGAAGTACTACCCTCCATCCAAGGCCGCACGCCTTCGAGACCAGATCCATTCGTTCCGTATGGATCCCGAGGAGCCTTACTACATGGCATGGGAGCGATTCCAAACCTTGCTTAGCAAGTGCCCCCAACATGGTCTTTCTGAATGGGCTCTAGTGGAGAAATTTTATAATGGTCTCACTCCTGATACTCAACTGATGTTTAATACTGCCGCTGGGGGTTGTATAATGGACAAAAAGGACCCAACTGAGTGTGAGGAAATGTTTGAGAGTTTTGCTATGGCCGGTCAGCAGAGCCATCCTGCGAGGAATTCCATTCCTTCTACTAGGACCACCTCCTCTGCTAAAGGTGTGTATCAGGTCACTCCTGACACTAGTTTGGCTGCTGAGTTAGAGGCTTTGAAGAGGGAGATGAAGTTGAAGGATCGAAAGTGTGAGATATGTCGTGGAGGACATGAGACAGCTGATTGCCCCGTGAGATCACAAGAAGAGGTCGACTATATTTCCAACCCGAATAATCGTTTCCAAAATGCTTCATTTAATAATTCTTATAATTCGGGTTGGAAAAATCAATCCAACTGGAGGTCGGGAGGAAACCCACCAGGGTTCCAACAACAATCTTCAAGTGGATCATCATCTGGTACTGAGTTCAAGGAGCTGAAGGACATTCTACTTGCTCAAAGTCAACAGCTGAACCAGTATATGACTTCGAATAATCAGCGACACGAGGAACACGATCGTATGTTTAAAAATCAGGGAGCTTCGCTGCAGAATTTGGAGAGGCAGATGGGGGAGATGGCGAGACAGTTACAGCAGAGGCCACAAGGTGGATTACCGGGTAACACCGTTCCTAATCCTAATTCTCATGCTCATGCTAAGGCTGTCATGACTCGGAGTGGCAGAGGGGCCACAGTTGATCAACCGGTGGTAGATGAAGAGCCGGTTGATGAGGAGATAGAGATGGAGACTCCCACTGGCAAAGTGCAACCCAGGCTagccccagcaagtaccgcacagtCCAGTGAGtctcagaagaagaagaaggagcccGTTCGTGATTATTCTTCTATTCCTTTTCCGGGCAGATTTAAGAGAGAGAAGGAAGCGGAGCAGTTCTCTAGATTCTTAGGTTTGTTTAAGCAGCTCCATATTAATCTTCCTTTCGTAGAGGCGCTAGCTCATATGCCTAAGTATGCCAAATTTCTGAAAGACATTCTTACTAATAAGAAGAAGCTGGAGGAGTTATCACATGTGTCCTTGAGTGAGGAGTGCTCAGCAGTTCTTCAGAATCGTCTTCCCAAGAAGATGACTGATCCGGGAAGCTTTACTATTCCATGCTTGATTGGTGATCTATCAGTCAGCAATGCTTTGGCCGACCTGGGAGCTAGCATAAATTTGATGCCCTATGCAGTGTTTGCTAAGCTCAACCTAGGCGAGCCTTCTCCTACTCGTATGAGTCTGCAGCTCGCAGATCGGTCAGTGAAATATCCGCGAGGGATTGTGGAGAACATGTTAGTGAAAGTCGACAAGTTTGTCTTCCCTGTTGACTTTGTGATCTTAGACATGGATGAGGATGCTCATGTACCATTGATTCTAGGTCGACCATTCCTAGCTACCGCGAGAGCATTGATCGATGTTTATGACGGTAAGCTAACACTTCGCGTAGAGGATGATATGGTCACATTTGATATCAATAGGTCGATGACTCATCCTAGAGAGCACGATGATACTCTCTACTTCGTTGACACCATCATGTCACATGTGGGTCATTGTTTGAGTAAGGTTTGTGGGCGTGATGCTTCGGACACGCAGATTCTGGATACGGTTATCTCGGAGGTTGAGATGACTACTACATCATATGGGGAGTCCGAGAGTCATTCTGAGGTTTTTGAGGTAGTTGAGAGGAAGGAGCCTGAGGAGAGGCCATCTGTGGAGAGTCCCCCGTCCCTGGAGCTGAAAGATTTGCCATCTCATCTGGAGTATGCCTTTCTGGATGAGGGTTCTCAGTTACCTGTCATCATCTCTTCAGAGTTGACAGAGGAGGAGAAGGCGAAGTTGATGGGTGTGCTTAAGGCACACAAGCAGGCGATCGCGTGGAAGCTCGTTGACATAAAGGGTATTAACCCTTCGTTCTGCACACATAAAATTCTGATGGAGGATGAGTTTAAGCCCGTAGTTCAGCCGCAGCGCCGACTAAACCCAAACATGCAGGATGTGGTAAAGAAGGAGGTGATAAAATTGTTAGATGCAGGCCTGATTTACCCAATCTCTGATTCTGCATGGGTTAGTCCAGTTCAGGTGGTGCCTAAGAAAGGAGGCATGACAGTGGTTCCAAATGAGAGGAACGAGTTGATTCCCACCAGGACTGTTACAGGCTGGAGAGTCTGCATCGACTATCGCAGACTTAATGACGCCACGAGGAAAGACCATTTTCCTCTTCCTTTCATTGACCAGATGCCGGAGCGTCTGTCAGGACAGCAGTTCTACTGTTTCCTTGATGGCTTCTCAGGTTATTTCCAGATCCCCATTGCACCggaggatcaggagaaaaccacttttacatgCCCGTACGGTACCTTTGCTTATCGCCGTATGCCTTTCGGGTTATGTAATGCTCCAGCCACATTTCAGCGTTGTATGGTGGCGATATTTCATGATATGATCGAGGACTCGATGGAGGtatttatggatgatttttctgTTTTTGGGAGTTCCTTTGATCAGTGTTTGCGAAATCTTGATCGTATGTTGGATCGATGTGAGGAGACAAATTTGATGttgaactgggagaaatgccacttcatggtgaaggagggcatagttttGGGTCATAAGATTTCACGGGCGGGTATTGAGGTCGATAGAGCTAAAATCGACGCGATTTCTAGACTTCCACCGCCAACTTCTGTGAAGTCTGTTCGTAGTTTTCTAGGCCACGCGGGATTTTACCGTCGGTTCATCCGTGATTTTTCTAAGATTGCGAGGCCTATGACCCGGTTATTGGAGAAGGATGTTCCCTTTGATTTTTCTGAGGAGTGTGTGAGGGCGTTTGAGTTTCTTAAGGAGAAATTAGTGAGTGCGCCGATTCTTATTGCTCCTGATTGGAGTCTTCCTTTTGAGATTATGTGTGACGCGAGCGATTTCGCGGTTGGAGCTATTCTAGGACAGCATAGAGAGAAGCGATTTCATCCCATTTACTACGCGAGCAAGACCCTGAATGACGCCCAGCAGCATTATACCACCACTGAGAAAGAGCTCCTGGCAGTTGTCTTTGCTCTCGATAAATTTCGTTCCTACCTGGTCCTTTCTAAAGTCGTCGTCTACACCGATCACGCGGCATTGAGGCATTTGTTTGCGAAGAAAGACGCAAAACCGCGGTTAATTCGGTGGATCCTACTCTTGCAGGAGTTTGATCTTGAGATTCGGGATAAAAAGGGAGTTGAAAACGCTGCAGCAGATCATTTGTCTAGACTTGAGAATCTCGAGAGTGATGAGAGTGATGAGGATGAGATTGGCGATAGTTTTCCTCATGAGACTTTGATGTTTGTGAAACCTGAGGATGAGGGGATGCCTTGGTATGCTGATATAGTGAATTATTTAAAGGAGAAGGTGATACAGCCGGAGATGTCTTTCCATCAGAAGAGGAAGCTGATAGCGGACTCGAAGTATTACTTTTGGGATGATCCGCATCTTTTTCGTGTTGGAGTTGATCAGGTTGTGAGGAGATGCATTGCTGGAGAGGAGCGTATGCAGGTTCTCAGGCATTGTCACGAGGGGCCTACTAGAGGACATTATGGAGCTTCTTACACCGCGAGGAAGGTGTTGGATTCTGGATTCTATTGGCCGACAGTGTTTCGAGATGCTCATGAGTTGGTTAGGAGCTGTGATGCTTGTCAGAGAGTAGGTAATATATCATCCCGAAATGAGATGCCCCAAAATCCTATGCAGGTAGTGGAGGTTTTTGATAtatggggtattgatttcatgggtCCGTTCCCGATGTCTCGAGGGAACCGATACATCCTCGTTGCTATAGATTATGTGTCAAAATGGGTAGAGGCTCAAGCCTTGCCTAAAAATGATGCGAGGGTTGTAGTGAGATTTTTGAAGAAATTGTTTGCTCGCTTTGGTACCCCAAGGGCGCTTAtcagtgatagaggtacccactTTTGTAATGCCCAGATGGAGAAGGCATTGAAACGCTATGGTGTCACTCACCGGCTTTCAACtgcctatcatccacagacgagTGGGCAAGTGGAGAACACTAATCGGGGTATTAAGCGGATTTTGGAGAAAACTGTCGGACAGAATCGACTGGATTGGTCTGATAAGTTAGATGATGCATTGTGGGCTTTCCGGACTGCATTTAAGACTCCTATAGGTACTACACCTTTTAGGATGGTTTATGGGAAGGCTTGTCATCTACCGGTGGAGTTGGAACACCGCGCATATTGGGCGTTGAAAGCAGTTAATCTGGATATGGATAGTGCGGGTAAACATCGGTTTCTCCAGTTGCATGAGTTAGAGGAGTTAAGAGATGAGGCGTATATGAGATCACTAGGCTATAAGGAGAAGATGAAGAGGCTACATGATAGTAAGCTGAGAGGAAATAAGGAGTTTCACCCGGGAGACAAAGTCCTTCTTTTTAATTCTAGATTAAGATTGTTCCCGGGTAAACTTaggtctaggtggtcaggaccgtACATAGTTGTTCAGGTTTTTCCATATGGTACGGTTGAGTTGAAGAGTGGGGATGGTAAGACGTTTAAGGTGAATGGTCATCGTCTAAAGCACTATATCGAGGGAACAGGAGAGGAGAGATTGGTGGAGGAGCTTGACCTCCCATTAGTTGGTGCTTGA